aaaatctgaGTATCACAGCTACCGTTGATAGTCTGTAAGGAAGATGCTTCGGCCAAACCACAACTAAGGCTTTCACTCCTCTGCTTTTCAGGCCAAATCTTTATATAGTCTTAGCACTCACACCTTTCCCTGTGTTTCTTAGTGCTCTCACAGGATCAAGCCTCAGAACTCACAAAACACTGCAGAAAAACAAGGTATATGTTGTACTTTGGCACATAATACTTTCTAGGTGGCTATGCAGTTGTTCTATACATCCTAGTACCTGACCTTATTTATTTGTTGCATTCAGTGTCATGAAGGAGTATAAAAATGATGATAGTATCTATAAATTCcaacttattttctaaatattttccaaGAATTGCTCAGGACTATTGCTCAATAGTCCTCAAGACTTGCTTGAGACAATTTCGAAGAATTGCTCAAGACTATACCTGACTTGCCTTATTAAACATTATAATGTGCATAAACCTATAAAGATAGATGTGGGTAATAAGACCTGTCCCTCGTGGTTTCTTTTTCAGCCTTCAAAAGGATTGCCTCCAACTTCCTATAGTTAGCTTTTAACGATATTTCCTGATGATTTTGTAAGCATTTTCCTGGATGGATTGAAGTCTTTTGTAGAAAGGCTGTCACCATTGTTAATGTTATCCCACAAATTACAGGAATATCATATATGtcacccatttcacagaagagataCACAAGAAATCTCAAAGTTTTACCAGATTAAACATGATTATATAGACTTTATTATTACTAAAATGCAAAAGGAGTTAGCAAAAAGAAATATAGTCCTAAGAATACTAAGCTAATACAAATCTTAAATGAACCAAAACCCTTCCTAGTGCCCAAAATAAGCATAACTCCCAACAGATACATTGGTTTGAACCCATATAAAATTGTCATGGAGAAACCCACAAGACAATTCTCATCCACCTTGACTGGCTCAAATGATTTCCAAATGCATGTTTCTAATAATATTGTGAGCAACTCAAAGCCCATATGAGTCGTCTGAAGTTTTATCATTTACAGGTATGTGAAGCATTTCCAGACCCTCCAACCAACTCAACATCAGCTACTTCTCTGTGTCCTGATTAAGGTCCTCCCAAGAAAGACTTCATTGGATCCACGCTCAAGAGGACTCTACCAGGTTTTCCTGACCCCCCTCCATCACTGTAAAGTGCCAAGGCGTTAAGACTTGGGTACCTGTGTTACAACAACAAGTGCCAGCGCCCACAAAAGACCCATTGGACCTGTCAGCTCCTCTGTTTCACCAAGCAGACGTAATAATTTACCAGCAAAGCAGAGTAAGCCAAGTGCCTCTGCATGATACCACCAGCTGATAACACACAAGGAGAAATAACTAATTTAGACTAGAGCCCCATCTTTTCTTGAGAAGCTGGGATTTCAAGGAACTATTCTGAGATCTGTGCTGCTAATAAGCGACTGACAACATTATAGACGAAATCGGTCCCTGGGTTCAGAGACTGAGTTGCAATTGAGTGAAAAACAGACAACGAAATCTTGAAGAATTGCACGGAGGTGCAAGCCAAATTTAACTCTGGTTGCCAAGTATTTTCAGACTGAGAAATTGCTAAACCAGACCTGTAATAGGACTGGTTATTTGGGTATCTGTTGTCATTGTTGCCTCTTACTGTTACATTgctttctgtgttgtttttctaGGCCCAGATGTTCTCAGATAATTCACATTGCCCTGACTGTGGACAACAATGGTTCCCTAGTTTAGAACTAGGCCATTGGTTGTACCAGACTGAACTTGTTGAAAATGAATGTTACCAAGTATTCTTAGACCGTATTAACAGAGCTGATTATTGCCCTGAGTGTTACCCTGATAACCCTGCTAATAGAAGTCTTGTTCTTCCTTGGTCTTTCCCACTTGAGTGGGCTCCCCAAAATCTTACCAGATGGACCTTTGAAAAAGCTTGccatccatttcttctgggtccTCCACTGGTTAGAAAAAGGATCCATGACTCTAGAGTAGCTGGTTTTAACCCTGCATTGCAGTTAATCTTGACCAGAACAGATAAAACCTTGAACAAAAAACTTGGCCAAAACAAATAACTTCTTAAACATTCAAAATCATGGAGACTCTAGAGTTTTGTACTCGTAGCCCaaggaagatggaaaaaagaCTCCTTTCTAAATATGATATAGACCGTCACTACCTTGGGGACCTGCTTATTAAATTGTTGGATCTGCTCCCATGGTCTACACATACTTTGTTCAGCATGAATTTAGTCAGTATTCCAGCCAGACCGTTCATCTAGAACCAGTCTAATCCATGTTCCCTATGTTTTGGAATTCGCTTACCCCTCCTAGAAAGCTCCACAGCCTTATTGTGGACATATGACAGGGTAGTCCTGGAGGAGAGGCCCTATACTGTATGTACCATAATGATACTTCTCGTGATAACTTTTGTGGGAAAGCATCCCTAATAGCTGGATTGTAGATTATTCCAGTAAAACAGCtagatattttaataagaaactaCATTGTTCTAAATTCCATCTCTTATACATTAACCCGTGGTAACACTTACATAGGTTATACAAAAACGTGCAGAAATACCATTATCTATATTCACTTGGCTCTGCATAAGCAAAGACTATCCTGTCTTTGTGGTGACTGAACTTAGAATGTTTTCCCCTGGAAATGGAAAAGTACTTATACTATGATATGAAATAGATGATGAAAGGCGGTATCAAGCTTGACTCCATAGATACTGTGAACAGTCTAGGGGAAGCATCTCTCTCAGAACTAAGAATGTTTTGCTGGACATTGACCACATTCTGGTCTTCACTTGTTTATGAGA
This genomic interval from Prionailurus viverrinus isolate Anna chromosome F1, UM_Priviv_1.0, whole genome shotgun sequence contains the following:
- the LOC125154974 gene encoding torsin-1A-interacting protein 2 — encoded protein: MFSDNSHCPDCGQQWFPSLELGHWLYQTELVENECYQVFLDRINRADYCPECYPDNPANRSLVLPWSFPLEWAPQNLTRWTFEKACHPFLLGPPLVRKRIHDSRVAGFNPALQLILTRTDKTLNKKLGQNK